ATTCTGTGTTCATCCCATGGTGCAAAGATAGATGAATTTAATAGCGATGTACCCCCGATTATTCCGTTCATGAATCAGTATTTACTATTTAGCAGCTTATGAGTCAAGGAATTTTAAGGCGCTCCTTTTTTACCCTTCACTCCTATCATCACCCTTTTATCGCTTTATATGACTTTTCGTCAACAGACCGTTCTCTAAAGAAAATATTTCATTTAAAATAGGAATATTGATAGCAGATGATATGAGCATGGATATGAAAATTATTGTATAAAGGAGGCATTATGAAATCTAAATCAGGGATCGGGGCATACATCCTTATAGCTTTGGGCACCATTTTTCTTCTGTCTAATTTCGGCTTGCTGCCACACCCATTTATGGCACAATGGTGGCCATTGATTCTTGTTCTTGTCGGTATTCTGTTGTTGATACGGCGTTCATCCCGAGAG
This genomic window from Pseudomonadota bacterium contains:
- a CDS encoding DUF5668 domain-containing protein produces the protein MKSKSGIGAYILIALGTIFLLSNFGLLPHPFMAQWWPLILVLVGILLLIRRSSREKQQNHLE